One region of Terricaulis silvestris genomic DNA includes:
- a CDS encoding dihydroxy-acid dehydratase, translating to MNKGKTHSRVLTEGLDRAPHRAFLRAMGLSDEELEQPFGALVSTGADVTPCSMTLAPQVDRAKAGLTHAGVTPFTFSTITVADSMAMNHAGMRYSLVSREIIADSIEAVVRGHGYDGLIGFAGCDKTLSGVLMAIARLNLPSVFFYGGAALPGVWRGREVAIVDVYEGVGKVYAGEMDASELDALERVGIGSLGSCAGQFTANTMAMVAEALGLALPHTAMTPAVAASRSELAARAGETLASLIETGGPLPAELITRQSLENAAATVAATGGSTNAALHLPAIAHEAGLSFTLFDVAEVFARTPLIADLRPGGRYWAKDLHGVGGTPTVLRALAEGGFLHTDLPTVSGATIGEIASAAAAPDGVVVRRAEDAFAATGGVAVLTGSLAPDGALIKTAGLKRLRHEGPARVFEGEEEAVEAVRARAYERGDVIIIRNEGPRGGPGMREMLGVTALLYGQGAGEDVALVTDGRFSGATRGMCIGHVGPEAEAGGPIALVQNGDIVAIDAETRRLDLKVGHDILAARRDQRAPARERALAPALSKYAKLVGPASLGAVTH from the coding sequence GTGAACAAGGGCAAGACCCATTCCCGCGTTTTGACCGAGGGGCTCGATCGAGCGCCCCATCGCGCATTCTTGCGCGCCATGGGGTTGAGCGACGAGGAGCTCGAACAGCCGTTCGGCGCGCTCGTCTCCACGGGCGCCGATGTCACGCCATGCTCGATGACGCTTGCGCCTCAGGTGGACCGCGCCAAGGCGGGCCTTACGCACGCTGGCGTTACGCCGTTTACGTTCTCGACCATCACTGTCGCCGACAGCATGGCGATGAACCATGCCGGCATGCGCTATTCCTTGGTGTCGCGCGAGATCATCGCCGATTCCATCGAAGCGGTCGTGCGCGGGCACGGCTATGACGGCCTCATTGGCTTCGCCGGTTGCGACAAGACACTGTCCGGCGTGCTGATGGCGATTGCGCGCCTCAATCTTCCGTCCGTGTTCTTTTATGGCGGCGCCGCTCTGCCAGGCGTCTGGCGTGGCCGGGAAGTCGCGATTGTCGATGTCTATGAGGGCGTTGGCAAAGTCTATGCCGGCGAAATGGATGCGAGCGAGCTTGATGCGCTGGAACGCGTCGGCATCGGCTCGCTCGGGTCATGCGCTGGACAATTCACCGCCAATACCATGGCAATGGTTGCTGAGGCGCTGGGTCTCGCGCTTCCGCACACGGCTATGACGCCGGCTGTGGCCGCCTCACGGAGCGAACTTGCCGCCCGCGCGGGCGAAACCCTGGCGAGTTTGATCGAGACCGGCGGGCCATTGCCAGCAGAGCTGATCACACGCCAATCGCTTGAGAATGCCGCCGCGACTGTTGCTGCGACAGGCGGCTCGACCAATGCGGCGCTGCATCTGCCGGCGATCGCGCACGAAGCAGGCTTGAGCTTCACCTTGTTTGACGTCGCTGAAGTGTTCGCGCGCACACCGCTCATCGCCGACTTGCGCCCCGGCGGCCGCTATTGGGCCAAAGACCTTCACGGAGTCGGCGGCACGCCCACGGTTCTGCGCGCGCTTGCCGAAGGCGGTTTCCTCCACACCGATCTGCCGACCGTGTCAGGGGCGACCATCGGCGAAATCGCCAGCGCGGCCGCCGCGCCGGACGGCGTCGTTGTTCGCCGCGCGGAGGACGCCTTTGCCGCGACGGGCGGTGTCGCCGTGCTGACCGGATCGCTCGCGCCCGATGGCGCGCTCATCAAGACTGCTGGATTAAAGCGCCTGCGCCATGAAGGGCCGGCGCGCGTGTTTGAGGGCGAAGAAGAGGCGGTCGAGGCGGTGCGCGCGCGCGCGTATGAACGCGGCGATGTCATCATCATTCGCAATGAGGGCCCGCGCGGGGGGCCAGGCATGCGCGAAATGCTCGGCGTGACGGCGCTGCTCTACGGCCAGGGCGCTGGTGAAGACGTCGCCCTCGTCACCGATGGGCGTTTCTCCGGCGCCACGCGCGGCATGTGCATTGGCCATGTCGGTCCAGAAGCCGAAGCGGGCGGGCCGATCGCCTTGGTGCAGAACGGCGACATCGTCGCCATTGATGCTGAGACGCGCCGCCTCGATCTTAAGGTTGGCCACGACATTCTCGCCGCACGCCGCGACCAGCGCGCGCCAGCGCGCGAGCGCGCTCTGGCGCCGGCCCTTTCGAAATACGCAAAACTTGTCGGACCCGCCTCGTTGGGCGCGGTCACGCACTGA
- a CDS encoding nuclear transport factor 2 family protein, with product MSGTEPVVDVETQRAIEALLTEFAYRVDHGQADRVHELFTPDATLSTPAFVLKSRDEIEERFKARAKDTSRRTRHFWSNLHLSREGETIVAVTNAMTVVAPEGVAPLMMGGSSRDVCVERDGRWAFQSRALTMIFEGRLSSEAHP from the coding sequence GTGAGCGGGACCGAACCTGTCGTTGATGTCGAGACGCAGCGCGCGATCGAAGCGCTGCTGACCGAGTTCGCCTATCGCGTCGATCATGGCCAGGCGGATCGGGTGCACGAACTCTTCACGCCGGACGCGACCTTGTCGACGCCGGCTTTCGTGTTGAAGAGCCGAGACGAGATTGAAGAACGCTTCAAGGCGCGCGCCAAGGATACTTCACGCAGGACGCGGCATTTCTGGAGCAATCTCCACCTGTCGCGGGAAGGCGAAACAATCGTCGCCGTCACTAACGCAATGACGGTTGTCGCGCCGGAGGGCGTTGCGCCTTTGATGATGGGCGGCAGTTCTCGCGACGTCTGCGTTGAACGTGACGGGCGATGGGCGTTCCAGAGCCGGGCGCTCACGATGATTTTCGAAGGCCGCTTGAGCAGCGAGGCGCATCCATGA
- a CDS encoding fumarylacetoacetate hydrolase family protein: MKIATFTEGGRTRLGVVQREEIADVSVADARLPQDMVTLLEAGTEAQDALAAAAERAPRLALKSVRLEAPVMRPRKFLGLGLSFKSHVEEIRARGVPIPLTANQVWFNKQVTSISGPYDPIHLPRVSSQLDYEGEVAFVIGKKCRHVPADKASDVIAGFLICNDVSVRDWQLRSPTSTLGKSFDTHGPIGPWLTTADDVENPHDLRIRTWVDDELRQDGSTSDFVYSIGEMIAELTTVFTLEPGDVLTTGCPAGVGAMFDPPRFMKAGQKVRVEVDGLGAIENPVIDEPTN, from the coding sequence ATGAAAATCGCAACTTTCACCGAAGGCGGCCGCACGCGTCTTGGCGTCGTTCAGCGCGAAGAGATCGCCGACGTCTCCGTGGCCGACGCTCGCTTGCCGCAAGACATGGTGACGCTGCTCGAAGCAGGCACAGAAGCACAAGACGCGTTGGCAGCGGCGGCTGAACGCGCGCCGCGGCTGGCGCTGAAATCCGTGCGCCTCGAAGCGCCGGTCATGCGACCGCGCAAGTTCTTGGGGCTGGGCCTGAGCTTTAAGTCGCACGTTGAAGAGATCCGCGCGCGCGGCGTGCCGATTCCGCTTACGGCCAACCAAGTTTGGTTCAACAAGCAGGTCACCTCGATCAGCGGGCCGTACGATCCAATCCATTTGCCGCGCGTCTCGAGCCAGCTCGATTATGAAGGCGAGGTTGCTTTCGTTATCGGCAAGAAATGCCGTCACGTGCCTGCGGACAAAGCTAGCGACGTGATCGCCGGCTTCCTTATCTGCAACGACGTCAGCGTTCGCGATTGGCAGCTGCGCTCACCCACCTCCACTTTGGGCAAATCATTCGACACGCACGGGCCCATTGGGCCTTGGCTGACGACAGCCGACGATGTTGAAAACCCACATGATCTGCGTATTCGCACCTGGGTCGACGATGAGCTTCGTCAGGACGGATCGACGAGCGACTTCGTCTATTCGATTGGTGAGATGATCGCCGAACTCACGACAGTGTTCACACTGGAACCGGGCGATGTGCTGACGACAGGCTGCCCCGCGGGCGTTGGCGCGATGTTCGATCCGCCGCGCTTTATGAAAGCCGGTCAGAAAGTGCGCGTCGAGGTCGATGGGCTCGGCGCAATCGAAAACCCTGTCATCGACGAACCTACGAATTGA
- a CDS encoding zinc-binding dehydrogenase — MKAVLFEEFGPADKVLRIVRDAPEPVLGDSDILIEVKATSVNPIDCAVRSGYGSAFFLRNGLMRMPLIPGRDIAGIVNRVGEKVTKFKPGDAVYAGVPNFATAALAGVNEDWVASKPTNLTFAEAAALPYAALTAWTALVDVVGLSPETARGKRIIIPRGAGGVGSFAIQLMKAWGAHVASICSTRNVELVKSLGADVVVDYTKDDFADLLQEYDVAFDTAFDTEEKLLGALKTNAGAHYVSIVTPRFQFIDKYGLDEGQKHGDAFLAQRKAEQEALGRRYDWCFMRPNGEALAIIAKLVEAGQIRPVIDSVYTMENLAEAHQRCETKQARGKIVIDVTP; from the coding sequence ATGAAAGCCGTCCTGTTTGAGGAGTTTGGACCCGCAGATAAGGTTTTGCGCATCGTTCGCGATGCACCTGAGCCCGTGCTTGGCGACAGCGATATCCTGATCGAAGTGAAAGCCACTTCGGTCAACCCGATCGATTGCGCTGTGCGTTCGGGCTACGGCTCGGCCTTCTTCCTCCGCAATGGCCTGATGCGGATGCCGCTTATCCCGGGTCGCGACATTGCGGGGATCGTCAATCGCGTCGGCGAGAAGGTTACGAAGTTCAAGCCAGGCGATGCGGTCTATGCCGGAGTCCCGAACTTTGCGACCGCCGCCCTCGCGGGCGTGAACGAAGATTGGGTGGCGTCCAAGCCTACGAACTTGACGTTCGCCGAGGCTGCGGCCTTGCCTTATGCAGCGCTAACTGCATGGACAGCCCTCGTCGATGTCGTGGGCCTATCGCCGGAGACCGCGCGTGGAAAGCGCATCATCATTCCGCGCGGGGCGGGCGGCGTTGGCAGCTTCGCAATCCAGCTCATGAAAGCCTGGGGTGCGCATGTCGCCTCCATCTGCAGCACACGCAACGTCGAGCTGGTGAAGAGCTTGGGCGCCGATGTCGTTGTCGATTACACCAAGGACGACTTCGCCGACCTCCTCCAGGAATACGATGTCGCTTTCGATACGGCCTTCGATACTGAAGAAAAGCTCCTGGGTGCGCTCAAGACCAATGCCGGCGCGCACTATGTCAGCATCGTCACGCCGCGCTTTCAGTTCATCGACAAGTACGGCCTCGATGAGGGGCAAAAGCACGGTGATGCATTCCTCGCTCAGCGCAAGGCCGAGCAAGAGGCCTTAGGGCGCCGCTACGATTGGTGTTTCATGCGGCCTAACGGGGAGGCGCTCGCCATCATCGCCAAGCTTGTCGAAGCCGGTCAGATTCGCCCGGTGATCGACAGCGTCTATACGATGGAGAACCTCGCCGAGGCGCATCAACGCTGCGAAACCAAGCAGGCGCGCGGCAAGATCGTGATTGACGTTACGCCCTGA
- a CDS encoding GntR family transcriptional regulator, with protein MSADTGLKIEPRSLQAEVLDRLRDEIIRGVWKPGVRLQERTLCERFGISRSPLREAYQVLAAEGLLDLLRNRGAVVSTPSYDESMDAFTLLATLETLSIELACAKGTDDELDAIGEIHRREVAAAARRDEAKAFELNNKLHRAVVEASHNGPVMDAHLIVSRQIIRVQNATGFLLPDMPADEHIGFIEPLLKRSKAAAVKGLRAHLAHVRDNIARRLETLVATPEKRPAA; from the coding sequence ATGAGCGCCGACACAGGCCTCAAAATCGAACCGCGCTCCTTGCAAGCAGAGGTGCTCGATCGCCTGCGCGACGAGATCATTCGCGGCGTTTGGAAACCGGGCGTGCGTCTCCAGGAGCGTACGCTCTGCGAACGCTTCGGCATTTCGCGTTCTCCCCTGCGCGAGGCCTATCAAGTGCTCGCCGCCGAAGGCCTCTTAGACCTCCTACGCAACCGCGGCGCGGTCGTCTCGACGCCCTCCTACGACGAGAGCATGGACGCCTTCACATTGCTCGCCACTCTTGAGACGCTGAGCATCGAACTGGCTTGCGCCAAAGGAACTGACGACGAACTCGATGCAATCGGCGAGATCCACCGGCGCGAAGTTGCGGCCGCGGCGAGACGCGATGAAGCCAAGGCATTTGAACTGAACAACAAACTTCACCGGGCCGTGGTCGAAGCGAGCCACAATGGGCCCGTCATGGATGCCCACCTCATCGTCTCGCGTCAGATCATCCGGGTGCAGAACGCAACTGGTTTTCTCCTGCCTGACATGCCAGCAGACGAGCATATCGGTTTCATCGAGCCGCTCTTGAAGCGGAGCAAGGCAGCAGCAGTCAAAGGGCTGCGGGCTCACCTCGCGCATGTTCGCGACAATATTGCCCGCCGCCTCGAGACATTGGTCGCAACGCCAGAGAAACGTCCAGCTGCGTGA
- a CDS encoding NAD(P)-dependent oxidoreductase, which produces MTERVSFLGLGLMGAPMTERLLEVGLSVRVWNRSRAKAHALEASGAEIAETAREATTGADICCICLTDASAVREVLLGSGGVQQALKPGAVIIDFSTIGVDAAEAMARELGDAGLHYIDAPVSGGPGAARKGELAIMWGGTADAGQRAQPVFKTLGRRATHMGASGTGQAAKLCNQLIVSSNLIAIAEAMSFARALGIDAKLLPAALAGGYADSLPLQVFGPRMAETITEPRISQVNTMLKDVGEIAKTAHGLPINLRLAKMTHALYQEAVELGLGDEDLSVLARLSAADGETKRQET; this is translated from the coding sequence GTGACAGAACGCGTCAGCTTCCTTGGCCTCGGGCTCATGGGCGCGCCAATGACAGAGCGCTTGCTCGAAGTTGGTCTTAGTGTTCGAGTCTGGAACCGCAGCCGCGCCAAAGCACACGCGTTGGAAGCGAGCGGCGCCGAAATCGCGGAAACCGCCCGCGAAGCGACTACTGGCGCGGATATATGTTGCATTTGCCTGACGGACGCGAGCGCCGTGCGCGAGGTCCTGTTGGGAAGCGGCGGCGTGCAGCAGGCGCTGAAGCCTGGGGCGGTGATCATTGATTTCTCGACGATCGGCGTCGACGCCGCAGAAGCTATGGCGCGCGAACTTGGTGACGCCGGATTGCACTACATCGACGCGCCAGTCTCGGGCGGACCGGGCGCAGCACGCAAAGGCGAGCTCGCGATCATGTGGGGCGGCACGGCGGATGCGGGACAACGCGCGCAGCCCGTATTCAAAACGCTGGGACGAAGAGCGACGCACATGGGCGCGTCGGGTACAGGCCAAGCGGCCAAGCTCTGCAATCAGCTGATCGTCTCAAGTAATCTGATAGCGATCGCGGAGGCCATGAGCTTCGCGCGCGCGCTAGGGATCGATGCAAAGCTCCTCCCCGCTGCATTGGCAGGCGGCTACGCCGATTCGCTTCCGCTGCAGGTATTTGGGCCGCGCATGGCCGAAACGATCACGGAGCCGCGCATCAGTCAGGTCAACACCATGCTGAAAGACGTAGGAGAGATCGCAAAGACAGCGCACGGCTTGCCGATCAATCTGCGTCTAGCGAAGATGACGCACGCGCTTTACCAAGAAGCCGTCGAGCTTGGCTTGGGCGACGAAGATCTGAGCGTGTTGGCGCGTCTGTCGGCGGCCGACGGCGAAACGAAGAGGCAAGAGACATGA
- a CDS encoding VOC family protein translates to MADGHQRALSLAALHPGKVRPHKLAHFVIRTAKFTETRDWYLNVLAGEVSFENEQVCFLSYDEEHHRVGIINMQDATPLEPNGAGVDHVSFTFDTLSELLATYRRLKADGIEPFWPIIHGPTVSLYYRDPTGVKVELQYDILRTPAEVNAFFAAGSYVENFMGIIFDPEEMATRFESGEPIESLTKRPPLPPGLGPWDMHRP, encoded by the coding sequence GTGGCCGACGGACATCAGCGCGCGCTGTCGCTTGCCGCGCTTCACCCCGGCAAGGTGAGGCCGCACAAGCTCGCGCACTTCGTCATCCGCACGGCGAAATTCACGGAGACCCGCGATTGGTATCTGAACGTGCTCGCCGGCGAGGTTTCGTTCGAAAACGAGCAGGTCTGCTTCCTGAGCTATGACGAGGAGCATCATCGCGTCGGCATCATCAACATGCAGGACGCCACGCCGCTTGAGCCCAACGGCGCGGGCGTCGATCACGTCTCATTCACATTCGATACGTTGAGCGAATTGCTCGCGACCTATCGGCGTCTCAAGGCCGACGGGATCGAACCGTTCTGGCCGATCATCCATGGTCCAACGGTGTCGCTTTACTATCGCGATCCGACCGGCGTGAAAGTCGAGCTTCAATACGACATCTTGCGCACGCCAGCGGAGGTCAACGCCTTCTTCGCCGCCGGCAGCTACGTCGAGAACTTCATGGGGATCATTTTCGATCCGGAAGAAATGGCGACGCGCTTTGAAAGCGGCGAGCCGATCGAGAGCCTGACCAAGCGTCCCCCGCTTCCGCCAGGTCTTGGGCCTTGGGACATGCACCGGCCGTGA
- a CDS encoding TonB-dependent receptor, whose product MDRSPRPRAYLFATASVILSTSLCSAAFAQDAPQAADVGNDEIVVTADRREGTIQDTPIAVSAFSGEALAEQGTVNVEGLAEITPSLHIYAEQINNEEYIIRGIGRSNEDLTTDSGVAVNINDIYVPQPSEANAALFDVDRVEVLRGPQGTLYGKNAVGGVINILTRAPTDTFGGYINAEIGELGRRQVETAISGPLIDNVLTGRLAGFGLHTDGAYTNLTLDEDANGQDVGGVRGSLRFTPSTDWQIDFIADYSNIEQDGVLKSTIVDVPGTPLILKDFFQAPYPTQEDDIRSGRSGLAGGQGIEQWGTSLSIDRYVEAGAFSFLSGYRTEESYNSEDVDRMPADLNNFFATQESWATSQELRFVSDDGGPLSMGGRLHWSAGLYWFHEEGTRDQSIFLFGCTPASQPCDPLTPDDPDDGLIGPGSPDYQNSTARFLQNLTTDSYGAYGEATFDFTEQLSLTAGLRYTSETKDFDLSASSVANELGGDPFTLFQPGGPFDASASETWEQFTPRFVLEYRPSDDIMAYASYAQGFKSGGFNGQAGTLDDMVPFDPEIADNYEVGLKLDLFDNRLRLNSAAFWIQFEDLQVSGVSQAGTVITNNAADASIEGIEIEAIARPVDGLTLRAGVSLLNATYEEYAIEVFDPTIMGGPPFFTLDLAGERIANIPEYSASVGIEYELPLSNGSELAFALDGTFKGDTVDNELNLRANEYSVWNARVGWTSSDGRYEIAGWVRNLTDEVYYRGGGAIPDFNKRTTRVGLVSDPRTVGVTLSTRLGEQ is encoded by the coding sequence ATGGATAGATCGCCGCGCCCGCGCGCGTATTTGTTTGCGACCGCTTCGGTCATTCTGAGCACCAGCCTCTGCAGCGCCGCGTTCGCGCAGGACGCCCCGCAAGCAGCAGACGTGGGCAATGATGAAATCGTTGTTACCGCGGATCGGCGAGAGGGCACGATCCAGGACACGCCGATCGCGGTCAGTGCTTTCAGCGGCGAAGCGCTCGCCGAGCAGGGGACGGTCAACGTCGAAGGCTTGGCCGAGATCACTCCCAGCCTCCACATCTACGCCGAGCAGATCAACAACGAAGAATACATCATCCGCGGCATCGGCCGTTCGAACGAGGATCTGACAACGGATTCAGGCGTCGCGGTGAACATCAACGACATTTATGTGCCCCAGCCCAGCGAAGCGAACGCGGCGCTCTTTGACGTCGATCGTGTTGAGGTGCTGCGCGGACCACAGGGCACGCTTTATGGCAAGAACGCCGTCGGCGGCGTCATCAACATTCTGACGCGCGCGCCAACCGACACGTTCGGCGGCTACATCAACGCGGAAATTGGCGAGCTTGGCCGCCGGCAGGTGGAGACCGCCATCAGTGGGCCGCTGATCGACAATGTCCTAACCGGCCGTCTTGCCGGCTTCGGACTTCACACTGACGGCGCTTACACCAATCTCACCTTGGATGAAGACGCCAATGGTCAAGACGTTGGCGGCGTTCGCGGGTCATTGCGCTTCACACCCAGCACGGACTGGCAAATCGATTTCATCGCCGACTATTCCAACATCGAGCAAGACGGAGTTCTGAAAAGCACGATCGTCGATGTGCCAGGCACGCCGCTCATCCTGAAAGATTTCTTCCAGGCGCCGTACCCCACGCAAGAAGACGATATCCGCAGCGGCCGGAGCGGGCTCGCAGGCGGTCAAGGCATCGAGCAGTGGGGCACAAGTCTCAGCATCGATCGGTACGTCGAAGCCGGCGCATTTTCCTTCCTGTCCGGCTATCGGACTGAGGAGAGCTACAACAGCGAAGACGTCGACCGCATGCCGGCCGACCTCAACAATTTCTTCGCCACGCAGGAGTCGTGGGCCACGAGCCAAGAGCTGCGCTTTGTTTCCGACGATGGTGGGCCGCTTTCAATGGGTGGGCGCCTGCACTGGTCGGCGGGTCTCTATTGGTTTCACGAAGAGGGCACGCGCGATCAGTCGATTTTCCTGTTCGGCTGCACGCCGGCAAGTCAGCCGTGCGATCCGTTGACGCCAGACGATCCCGATGATGGCCTCATCGGTCCCGGCAGCCCCGACTATCAAAACAGCACGGCGCGCTTCCTGCAGAATCTCACCACCGACAGCTACGGGGCCTACGGCGAAGCAACGTTCGATTTCACCGAACAACTCTCGCTGACAGCGGGTCTTCGTTACACCAGCGAGACCAAGGATTTCGATCTTTCAGCTTCATCGGTCGCGAACGAATTGGGCGGTGATCCCTTCACGCTGTTCCAGCCGGGCGGGCCGTTCGACGCGAGCGCGAGCGAAACTTGGGAGCAATTCACGCCGCGCTTCGTGCTCGAGTATCGGCCGAGCGACGACATCATGGCTTACGCTAGCTACGCGCAGGGCTTCAAGAGCGGCGGCTTCAACGGTCAGGCCGGCACGCTCGATGACATGGTGCCGTTCGATCCTGAGATCGCCGACAACTACGAGGTAGGGCTGAAGCTCGACTTGTTTGACAATCGGTTGCGGCTCAACTCAGCAGCTTTCTGGATTCAATTCGAGGACCTGCAAGTTTCGGGCGTCAGCCAGGCGGGCACGGTCATCACCAACAATGCCGCCGACGCCAGCATCGAAGGCATTGAGATCGAGGCCATTGCTCGCCCAGTAGACGGACTCACGCTCCGAGCCGGTGTTTCGCTGCTCAATGCGACCTACGAGGAATACGCGATTGAAGTGTTCGATCCGACGATCATGGGTGGACCTCCGTTCTTCACTCTGGATCTCGCCGGCGAGCGCATCGCCAACATTCCTGAGTACTCCGCGAGCGTTGGCATTGAGTACGAGCTTCCGCTGTCGAATGGTTCGGAGCTTGCGTTCGCGCTCGATGGGACTTTCAAAGGCGACACCGTCGACAACGAACTCAATCTTCGCGCCAACGAGTATTCGGTATGGAATGCGCGGGTTGGCTGGACCTCGTCCGATGGGCGATACGAAATTGCGGGTTGGGTGCGAAACCTGACTGACGAGGTCTATTATCGCGGAGGCGGCGCCATTCCAGATTTCAACAAGCGCACCACGCGTGTTGGGCTTGTATCTGATCCTCGGACGGTCGGCGTCACTCTTTCGACGCGCCTCGGCGAGCAATAG
- a CDS encoding Lrp/AsnC family transcriptional regulator, producing MSVELDSVDLRILDLLQRDASLSIAEVAERVGLSSSPAWRRIERLKRIGVITKQVTLLDYEKLGLGFEVFASVKLQLPTRDNLEKFEVAVAGWPEVVECATVTGAVDYMLRVVARDMHAYDDFLRDKMLALGLVSDVQSRIVMRVPKRTTAAPLDIMPESES from the coding sequence TTGTCCGTGGAGCTCGACTCCGTCGATCTGCGCATCCTCGATCTGCTGCAGCGAGACGCCTCCCTCTCCATCGCCGAAGTGGCCGAACGGGTAGGGCTCTCGTCGTCGCCGGCTTGGCGGCGGATCGAGCGGCTGAAGCGCATCGGCGTCATCACCAAGCAGGTGACGCTGCTGGACTATGAGAAGCTCGGGCTTGGCTTCGAAGTATTCGCTTCGGTGAAGCTGCAGCTGCCGACGCGCGACAATCTGGAGAAATTCGAGGTGGCCGTCGCCGGTTGGCCCGAAGTCGTTGAGTGCGCCACCGTCACTGGCGCCGTCGACTACATGTTGCGCGTCGTCGCGCGCGACATGCACGCCTACGATGATTTCCTCCGCGACAAGATGCTGGCACTCGGTCTCGTTTCGGATGTGCAGTCGCGCATCGTAATGCGCGTGCCCAAACGCACGACGGCTGCGCCGCTCGACATTATGCCGGAAAGCGAAAGCTAG
- a CDS encoding C13 family peptidase: MRRAWIGVALAWALIAGPSGAQQAGQQRDPFNGQFGAWEIASPPRQAAHLAKLMGDALEGLAPQRPGQLDVYLITASLWGDPVFEREATQAEAILRNHFDADGRSIILSAGGQGERRYPAATPDSIAAAIGQVGATIDPNEDLVVVFITSHGAPDGTAVIRETNRLNAGLRPAHMRDMLSQAGIRNRVVIVSACFSGAFIAPLMDENTIVLTAAAPNRTSFGCQPSRDWTFFGDAYFNHAVRGGASLVPAFDEAKVLIERWEREQNLTPPSNPQRHVGSRAADMVRQAERNAR; this comes from the coding sequence ATGCGCCGAGCTTGGATTGGTGTCGCGTTGGCGTGGGCGCTCATCGCTGGGCCATCGGGCGCGCAGCAGGCTGGCCAACAACGCGATCCCTTCAACGGACAATTCGGCGCGTGGGAGATCGCGAGCCCGCCGCGCCAAGCGGCGCACCTCGCAAAGCTCATGGGCGACGCGCTCGAGGGCCTTGCGCCGCAGCGACCTGGCCAACTCGATGTGTATCTAATCACCGCATCGCTCTGGGGCGATCCCGTGTTCGAGCGTGAAGCGACGCAAGCGGAGGCAATTCTGCGCAATCACTTCGATGCTGACGGCCGCTCCATCATCCTAAGCGCCGGTGGCCAGGGCGAGCGCCGGTATCCCGCCGCTACGCCTGACAGTATCGCCGCCGCGATCGGCCAAGTCGGCGCGACGATCGATCCCAACGAGGATCTCGTTGTCGTGTTCATCACCTCGCACGGCGCGCCAGATGGGACCGCCGTGATCCGCGAAACCAATCGCCTGAACGCGGGCCTGCGGCCTGCGCATATGCGCGACATGCTTTCGCAAGCCGGCATCCGCAATCGCGTCGTTATTGTCTCGGCGTGCTTTTCGGGCGCATTCATTGCACCGCTGATGGATGAAAACACCATCGTGCTGACGGCGGCCGCGCCAAACCGCACATCGTTTGGCTGTCAGCCCTCGCGCGATTGGACGTTCTTCGGTGACGCGTATTTTAATCACGCCGTGCGCGGAGGCGCTTCATTGGTGCCCGCATTTGATGAAGCGAAAGTGCTGATCGAACGCTGGGAGCGCGAGCAGAACCTGACTCCTCCCTCCAACCCGCAGCGCCACGTCGGTTCACGCGCGGCTGACATGGTGCGTCAGGCCGAGCGCAACGCTCGCTAG